A single Bosea sp. PAMC 26642 DNA region contains:
- the dapA gene encoding 4-hydroxy-tetrahydrodipicolinate synthase has product MTKHIAFTGSMPALVTPFKGGRVDEEALRALVEWHVESGSRGLVPVGTTGESPTLSHDEHKRVVEIVVAQAKRRVPVIAGAGSNNTAEAIDLAVHAEKAGADAVLVVTPYYNKPTQEGLYQHFKAVNDAVGLPIIIYNIPPRSVVDMSVETMARLYELKNIAGVKDATANLARVSQQRHAMGPDFIQLSGEDMTALAYMAAGGHGCISVVANVAPQLCAELMAAVLKGDFVGALTIQDRLVPLHDAIFKEPGLCGAKHGLKLLGRIEEEIRLPLLPVTPPTGKVIREAMVFAGLLNA; this is encoded by the coding sequence ATGACCAAGCATATTGCCTTCACCGGCTCGATGCCCGCGCTGGTGACGCCCTTCAAGGGCGGCAGGGTCGACGAGGAGGCGCTGCGCGCCCTCGTCGAATGGCATGTCGAGAGCGGCAGCCGGGGTCTCGTGCCGGTCGGGACCACCGGCGAGAGCCCGACGCTGAGCCATGACGAGCACAAGCGCGTCGTCGAGATCGTAGTGGCCCAGGCGAAGCGCCGCGTGCCCGTGATCGCGGGAGCCGGCTCCAACAACACCGCCGAGGCGATCGATCTTGCCGTCCATGCCGAGAAGGCCGGCGCCGACGCCGTGCTCGTCGTCACGCCCTATTACAACAAGCCGACGCAAGAAGGCCTGTACCAGCACTTCAAGGCGGTAAACGATGCTGTCGGCCTTCCGATCATCATCTACAACATCCCGCCGCGTTCGGTCGTCGACATGTCGGTCGAGACCATGGCCCGGCTCTACGAACTGAAGAACATCGCAGGCGTCAAGGACGCGACCGCCAATCTTGCCCGCGTTTCGCAGCAGCGCCATGCTATGGGGCCCGATTTCATCCAGCTCTCGGGCGAGGACATGACGGCTCTGGCCTATATGGCGGCCGGCGGCCATGGCTGCATCTCGGTCGTCGCCAATGTCGCGCCGCAGCTCTGCGCCGAACTGATGGCCGCCGTCCTGAAGGGCGATTTTGTCGGCGCCTTGACGATCCAGGACCGCCTCGTGCCGCTGCATGACGCCATCTTCAAGGAGCCGGGCCTGTGTGGCGCCAAGCACGGGCTGAAGCTGCTCGGCCGCATCGAGGAGGAGATCCGCCTGCCGCTGCTGCCGGTGACGCCGCCGACCGGCAAGGTCATCCGCGAGGCGATGGTGTTCGCCGGCCTGTTGAATGCTTAA
- a CDS encoding FMN-binding negative transcriptional regulator, with amino-acid sequence MYEPSHFKVEDRAALHEVMRAHPLATLVTVGEGGLIANPVPFVLHPEEGEQGILRAHLARPNPQWKAIAAGAETLVIFTGVERYVSPAWYASKQEHGKVVPTWNYVTVQARGPARAIQDGVWLHTHLEALTAQQERPRNEPWAVSDAPESFINALSRGIVGIEIEIASLAGKFKLSQNRPEADKHSVLNGLSADPESESQAMASLVKAHALGERA; translated from the coding sequence ATGTACGAGCCGAGCCATTTCAAGGTCGAGGACCGCGCCGCCCTTCACGAGGTGATGCGCGCGCATCCGCTCGCCACGCTGGTTACGGTCGGCGAAGGTGGCCTGATCGCCAATCCCGTGCCTTTCGTGCTGCATCCGGAAGAGGGTGAGCAGGGCATCCTGCGCGCCCATCTCGCCCGGCCCAATCCGCAATGGAAGGCGATCGCGGCCGGCGCCGAGACATTGGTGATCTTCACCGGCGTCGAGCGTTACGTCTCGCCGGCCTGGTATGCCTCCAAGCAGGAGCACGGCAAGGTCGTGCCGACCTGGAACTACGTCACCGTGCAGGCGCGGGGGCCGGCACGCGCGATCCAGGACGGCGTTTGGCTGCACACCCATCTCGAAGCCCTGACCGCACAGCAGGAGCGGCCGCGCAACGAGCCTTGGGCGGTGTCGGATGCGCCCGAGTCTTTCATCAACGCGCTCTCGCGCGGCATCGTCGGCATCGAGATCGAAATCGCCTCGCTGGCCGGCAAATTCAAGCTCAGCCAGAACCGGCCCGAGGCCGACAAGCACAGCGTTCTCAATGGTTTGAGCGCCGACCCTGAATCGGAATCGCAGGCCATGGCCTCGCTCGTCAAGGCGCACGCGCTCGGCGAACGGGCATGA
- the smpB gene encoding SsrA-binding protein SmpB, translating to MSKLDPDRFKLAADNRKARYNYEIIETLEAGIALQGTEIKSLRGGRATIGESYAGPMGTELFLFNAHIPEYLEANRFNHNVKRPRKLLLHRKQINKLMGAIQRDGYTVIPLKVYFNEKGRAKVELGLGRGKKLHDKRETEKNRDWNRDKARIMKAGG from the coding sequence ATGAGCAAGCTCGATCCCGACCGCTTCAAGCTCGCTGCGGACAACCGCAAGGCGCGCTACAATTACGAGATCATCGAGACGCTCGAGGCCGGCATCGCCCTGCAGGGCACCGAGATCAAGTCGCTGCGCGGCGGCCGCGCGACGATCGGCGAGAGCTATGCCGGGCCGATGGGCACGGAGCTCTTCCTCTTCAACGCGCATATCCCTGAGTATCTCGAAGCCAACCGCTTCAACCATAACGTCAAGCGGCCCCGCAAGCTGCTGCTGCACCGCAAGCAGATCAACAAGCTGATGGGCGCGATCCAGCGCGACGGCTACACGGTGATCCCGCTGAAGGTCTATTTCAACGAGAAAGGCCGCGCCAAGGTCGAACTCGGCCTCGGCCGCGGCAAGAAGCTCCACGACAAGCGCGAGACCGAAAAGAACCGTGACTGGAACCGCGACAAGGCCAGGATCATGAAGGCGGGTGGGTGA
- a CDS encoding superoxide dismutase, giving the protein MHRRHFISGLAAGSVGATALARPALVLAQAAPAPAAPPAPPVFTLPPLGYGYEALEPNIDTATMRIHHSAHHQAFINNLNTLAGQWDGLKTMPVETILADLDAVPEAQRAGVRNNLGGHWNHSFFWRSLTPGGAQQPSSELTSAITGSIGSTIDLVTKLNTAALTRFGSGWAWLVVDKDKKLAIVATPYQDTPLELGAQAVLGVDVWEHAYYLKHQNRRADYLTAWWKAVNWDKANENFKKAMG; this is encoded by the coding sequence ATGCATCGCCGCCATTTCATCAGCGGGTTGGCCGCAGGCTCCGTCGGCGCGACCGCGCTCGCGCGCCCTGCTCTCGTGCTGGCTCAAGCCGCCCCGGCGCCCGCGGCTCCGCCCGCCCCGCCGGTCTTCACCCTGCCGCCGCTCGGCTATGGCTATGAGGCGCTGGAGCCCAATATCGACACGGCGACGATGCGCATCCACCATTCGGCGCATCATCAGGCCTTCATCAACAACCTCAACACGCTCGCCGGCCAGTGGGACGGATTAAAGACGATGCCGGTCGAGACGATACTCGCCGACCTCGATGCCGTCCCCGAGGCGCAGCGCGCCGGCGTGCGCAACAATCTCGGCGGGCACTGGAACCACTCCTTCTTCTGGCGCTCGCTGACACCTGGCGGCGCGCAGCAGCCCTCCAGCGAACTGACCAGCGCGATCACGGGCTCCATCGGCTCGACCATCGATCTGGTGACCAAGCTCAACACGGCCGCGCTCACCCGCTTCGGCTCGGGCTGGGCCTGGCTCGTGGTCGACAAGGACAAGAAGCTCGCCATCGTGGCGACGCCCTATCAGGACACCCCGCTCGAACTCGGCGCGCAGGCCGTGCTGGGCGTCGATGTCTGGGAGCACGCCTATTACCTCAAGCACCAGAACCGCCGCGCCGACTACCTCACGGCGTGGTGGAAGGCGGTGAACTGGGACAAGGCGAACGAGAATTTCAAGAAAGCGATGGGGTAG
- a CDS encoding LabA-like NYN domain-containing protein, whose protein sequence is MAADPRIALFIDGANLYATSKQLGFDMDYRRLLKEFQGRGNLIRAFYFTTLIESEEYSSIRPLVDWLDYNGYRVITKAAKEFTDATGRRRVKGNMDIELAIEMLELAPHLDQIYLFSGDGDFRPLVEAVQRKGVKVSVVSTITTNPPMVSDELRRQCDDFLDLAHLMQKIGRDPSERAARGPGHGPVTPGNPGLERRYGIRQGDETVEG, encoded by the coding sequence ATGGCCGCGGATCCGCGCATCGCGCTTTTCATCGACGGCGCCAACCTCTACGCCACCTCGAAGCAGCTCGGCTTCGACATGGACTATCGCCGGCTGCTCAAGGAATTCCAGGGCCGCGGCAACCTGATCCGGGCGTTCTATTTCACCACCCTGATCGAGAGCGAGGAGTATTCCTCGATCCGGCCGCTGGTCGACTGGCTCGACTACAATGGCTACCGCGTGATCACCAAGGCGGCCAAGGAATTCACCGACGCCACCGGCCGGCGGCGGGTGAAGGGCAACATGGATATCGAGCTCGCCATCGAGATGCTCGAACTCGCCCCACATCTCGACCAGATCTACCTGTTCTCCGGCGACGGCGATTTCCGGCCGCTGGTCGAGGCGGTGCAGCGCAAGGGGGTCAAGGTCTCGGTGGTCTCGACGATCACGACCAACCCGCCGATGGTCTCCGACGAACTGCGCCGGCAATGCGACGATTTCCTCGACCTGGCGCATCTGATGCAGAAGATCGGGCGCGACCCCTCCGAGCGCGCCGCGCGCGGCCCCGGACACGGCCCGGTGACGCCCGGCAATCCTGGGCTGGAGCGGCGCTACGGCATCCGACAGGGCGACGAGACCGTCGAAGGTTGA
- the pyrE gene encoding orotate phosphoribosyltransferase, translating into MTDDDVLAEFRDAGALLEGHFILSSGRRSAMFLQKMFIFQDPIRTERVCKALAAKIEAAFGPVDYVVSPAVGGIVPGYETARHLKAKAIFVEREDGQFRLRRGFAIPKGARVVMVEDIVTTGLSSRECLASIADEPGNILGAACLVDRSGGRVDIGVKLVSLMSLDVPDYAPDALPPELAAIPAVKPGSRGLSA; encoded by the coding sequence ATGACCGACGACGACGTCCTGGCCGAATTCCGCGATGCCGGCGCACTGCTCGAAGGGCATTTCATCCTGTCGTCGGGACGACGCAGCGCCATGTTCCTGCAGAAGATGTTCATCTTCCAGGATCCGATCAGGACCGAACGCGTTTGCAAGGCACTCGCGGCCAAGATAGAGGCCGCCTTCGGACCGGTCGATTATGTGGTCTCGCCGGCAGTGGGCGGCATCGTGCCGGGCTACGAGACGGCGCGGCACCTGAAAGCCAAGGCGATCTTCGTCGAGCGCGAGGACGGCCAATTTCGCCTGCGCCGGGGCTTTGCGATCCCCAAGGGCGCGCGGGTCGTGATGGTCGAGGACATCGTCACGACGGGGCTGTCCTCGCGCGAATGCCTGGCCTCGATCGCCGACGAGCCCGGCAATATCCTGGGCGCGGCCTGCCTCGTGGACCGCTCTGGCGGCCGCGTCGATATCGGCGTGAAGCTCGTCAGCCTGATGAGCCTGGACGTGCCCGACTATGCGCCCGACGCGCTGCCGCCGGAGCTCGCTGCCATCCCGGCCGTGAAGCCCGGAAGCCGTGGCCTGAGCGCCTGA
- a CDS encoding tautomerase family protein, giving the protein MPLIRISMRRGRPAAEPAAIVDGVYRALRDTFEVPEKDLFAVIHQHDAGEFIFDANYFGFERSAGLVIIQLTVANTRGVTQKKKLYAAIAANLQRDPGLKPDDIFINLVEVKREDWSFGGGIAQYVA; this is encoded by the coding sequence ATGCCCCTGATCCGCATTTCCATGAGGCGCGGCCGCCCGGCCGCCGAGCCCGCCGCCATCGTCGACGGCGTCTATCGCGCCCTGCGCGACACCTTCGAGGTGCCGGAGAAAGACCTCTTTGCCGTCATCCACCAGCATGACGCCGGCGAATTCATCTTCGACGCCAATTATTTCGGCTTCGAGCGCAGCGCCGGGCTGGTGATCATCCAACTCACCGTCGCCAATACACGCGGCGTGACGCAGAAAAAGAAGCTCTATGCCGCGATCGCTGCGAACCTTCAGCGCGACCCCGGCCTGAAGCCCGACGACATCTTCATCAACCTGGTGGAGGTCAAGCGCGAGGACTGGTCCTTCGGCGGCGGGATTGCGCAGTATGTGGCATAA
- a CDS encoding LysR substrate-binding domain-containing protein — MNVLDIDSVASFLHAAELRSFTRAAEALGTTQSLVSTRVKRLEDGLGRLLLQRHPRLVRLTAEGERFLPAARELLAAHGKALSTFTVAPERIALGISEQAVGADIATVLARLSAHDPGIVINLRIEPSRGLERAFEQGELDVAITRRLGAGRTGEVLCEDAFGWFASEGLVRRPDEPLPLVSLIPECWLRQHGMDALDRAGIAWREAFIGGGMAAVLAAVSGGLGVSPLAARLAPAGSIDVGPDWGLPQLGSSQVVLRSNVATPRATAFVRELAAAFRAGR; from the coding sequence ATGAATGTCCTCGACATCGACTCCGTCGCCTCTTTTCTGCATGCCGCTGAACTCAGGAGCTTCACGCGCGCGGCCGAGGCGCTCGGCACGACGCAGTCGCTGGTCAGCACGCGAGTGAAGCGTCTGGAGGACGGGCTCGGCCGGCTGCTGCTGCAACGTCACCCGCGCCTGGTTCGCCTGACGGCCGAAGGCGAGCGCTTCCTGCCTGCTGCGCGCGAACTGCTGGCGGCTCATGGCAAGGCTTTGTCGACCTTCACCGTCGCGCCCGAGCGCATAGCCCTCGGCATCAGCGAACAGGCGGTCGGCGCCGACATCGCGACCGTGCTGGCACGCCTCTCGGCTCACGATCCGGGCATCGTCATCAATCTCAGGATCGAGCCGTCACGGGGGCTCGAAAGAGCCTTCGAGCAGGGCGAACTCGATGTCGCGATCACGCGCCGGCTCGGCGCCGGGCGGACCGGGGAGGTCCTGTGCGAGGATGCGTTCGGCTGGTTCGCATCCGAAGGACTGGTACGCAGACCAGACGAACCTCTTCCACTTGTCAGCCTCATCCCCGAATGCTGGCTTCGGCAGCACGGGATGGATGCGCTCGACCGTGCCGGAATCGCCTGGCGCGAGGCCTTCATCGGCGGCGGCATGGCTGCTGTGCTGGCCGCCGTGTCGGGCGGCCTCGGTGTCTCGCCGCTGGCCGCGCGGCTCGCTCCGGCGGGTTCCATCGATGTCGGCCCGGACTGGGGCCTGCCGCAGCTGGGCTCATCGCAGGTCGTGCTGCGCAGCAACGTCGCGACACCGCGCGCGACCGCCTTCGTCAGGGAACTCGCGGCGGCCTTCAGGGCAGGGCGGTGA
- the era gene encoding GTPase Era, whose amino-acid sequence MAEAEQEGGTTLPTRCGFVALIGAPNAGKSTLLNQLVGAKVSIVSRKVQTTRTQVRGIALSGPAQVIFVDTPGIFAPKRRLDRAMVTSAWGGATDADLIGVLVDVERFDNEENTRLLEKLAELRQPKFLILNKIDIVAKEKLLEITTKVNAQGQFEATFMIAALTGYGCKDIMGWLETRLPFGPWLYPEDQISDAPLRFLAAEITREKIFERLHDELPYRSTVETEQWQERPDGSVRIEQTIYVEREGQRKIVLGEGGQTIKSIGQKARIEIGEAAEAKVHLFLFVKVRENWSDDPERYREMGLEFPKK is encoded by the coding sequence ATGGCTGAGGCCGAACAAGAAGGCGGCACGACCCTGCCCACACGCTGCGGCTTCGTGGCGCTGATCGGGGCGCCCAATGCCGGCAAGTCGACGCTCTTGAACCAGTTGGTCGGGGCCAAGGTCTCGATCGTCTCGCGCAAGGTGCAGACGACGCGCACGCAGGTGCGCGGCATCGCGCTCTCGGGCCCGGCGCAGGTGATTTTCGTCGATACGCCGGGCATCTTCGCGCCAAAGCGCCGGCTCGACCGCGCCATGGTGACGAGCGCCTGGGGCGGCGCGACCGATGCCGACCTGATCGGCGTGCTTGTTGATGTCGAGCGCTTCGACAACGAGGAGAACACCCGCCTGCTGGAGAAGCTCGCCGAGCTGAGGCAGCCGAAGTTCCTGATCCTCAACAAGATCGACATCGTTGCCAAGGAAAAGCTGCTCGAGATCACCACCAAGGTGAACGCGCAGGGCCAGTTCGAGGCGACCTTCATGATCGCGGCACTGACCGGCTATGGCTGCAAGGACATCATGGGCTGGCTGGAGACGCGCCTGCCCTTCGGTCCCTGGCTTTACCCGGAAGACCAGATCTCGGACGCGCCGCTGCGCTTCCTCGCCGCAGAGATCACGCGCGAAAAGATCTTCGAGCGGCTGCATGACGAGCTGCCCTATCGCTCGACCGTCGAGACCGAGCAGTGGCAGGAGCGGCCCGACGGCTCGGTGCGCATCGAGCAGACGATCTATGTCGAGCGCGAGGGCCAGCGGAAGATCGTGCTCGGCGAAGGCGGGCAGACGATCAAGTCGATCGGCCAGAAGGCGCGCATCGAGATCGGCGAGGCCGCCGAGGCCAAGGTGCATCTCTTCCTGTTCGTGAAGGTCCGCGAGAACTGGAGCGACGACCCGGAGCGCTATCGCGAGATGGGGCTGGAATTCCCAAAGAAGTGA
- the rnc gene encoding ribonuclease III, whose translation MTKTSDSGRKTPDLARLEATLGHVFADRGLLSTALSHMSAEGSRLSSYQRLEFLGDRVLGLSVADMLFRRYPLAEEGDMSRRLADLVRKETCAEVAQAWDIGSFLRLGEGEILGGARKNRAILADACEAIIGAVFIDGGYEAARGLVERAFGERLLKPVKPLRDAKTALQEWAQGHGHPTPTYSERGRSGPDHAPRFVVAARIAGLDDAEAQGPSKRLAEQAAAEAFLRREGLWTQTMENDNG comes from the coding sequence GTGACCAAGACGAGCGACAGCGGGCGCAAGACGCCCGATCTTGCGCGGCTGGAAGCGACGCTCGGCCACGTCTTCGCCGATCGCGGCCTGCTCTCGACCGCGCTGAGCCATATGAGCGCCGAAGGCTCACGCCTGAGCAGCTACCAGCGCCTCGAATTCCTGGGCGACCGGGTGCTCGGGCTCAGCGTCGCCGACATGCTGTTTCGCCGCTATCCGCTTGCCGAAGAAGGCGACATGTCGCGCCGGCTCGCCGATCTCGTTCGCAAGGAGACCTGCGCCGAGGTCGCCCAGGCCTGGGACATCGGATCGTTCCTGCGGCTGGGCGAAGGCGAGATCCTCGGCGGTGCGCGCAAGAACCGGGCGATCCTCGCCGATGCCTGCGAGGCGATCATCGGTGCGGTCTTCATCGACGGCGGCTACGAGGCGGCGCGCGGACTGGTCGAGCGCGCCTTCGGAGAGCGGCTGCTGAAGCCGGTCAAGCCGCTGCGCGACGCCAAGACGGCGCTGCAGGAATGGGCCCAGGGGCATGGCCATCCGACGCCGACCTATAGCGAACGGGGCCGGTCCGGCCCCGACCACGCCCCCCGCTTCGTCGTCGCGGCCCGCATTGCCGGGCTCGACGACGCCGAGGCTCAGGGCCCATCCAAGCGCCTGGCGGAACAGGCGGCGGCGGAAGCCTTCCTTCGCCGCGAGGGGCTCTGGACGCAGACCATGGAGAACGACAATGGCTGA
- the lepB gene encoding signal peptidase I, with protein sequence MANDADIKSKRAQDKAGKDEGGVLETIKVVVQALLIALVIRTLLFQPFNIPSGSLIPTLLIGDYLFVSKYTYGYSKHSMPFSPALFQGRVWAAEPKRGDIAVFKLPTDNSTDYIKRVIGLPGDRIQMINGILNINGVAVKRERIADYVTSDNWGRSAPVAQYRETLPNGVSHEIIEREGDTGSFDNTPVFLVPQGHFFMMGDNRDNSLDSRDRSVGFVPFENFVGRAEIIFFSIEDGASAWRLWEWPWTVRWSRLFSGIK encoded by the coding sequence GTGGCAAACGACGCCGATATCAAGAGCAAGCGGGCCCAGGACAAGGCCGGCAAGGACGAAGGCGGCGTTCTCGAGACGATCAAGGTCGTCGTCCAGGCGCTGCTCATCGCGCTCGTCATCCGGACACTGCTGTTCCAGCCCTTCAACATCCCGTCGGGATCGCTGATCCCGACCCTGCTGATCGGCGATTACCTGTTCGTGTCGAAATACACCTACGGCTACTCCAAGCATTCGATGCCGTTCAGCCCGGCGCTGTTCCAGGGCCGGGTCTGGGCGGCCGAGCCCAAGCGCGGCGACATCGCCGTGTTCAAGCTGCCGACCGACAATTCGACCGACTACATCAAGCGCGTGATCGGCCTGCCGGGCGACCGGATCCAGATGATCAACGGCATCCTGAACATCAACGGTGTCGCGGTGAAGCGCGAGCGCATCGCCGACTACGTCACCAGCGACAACTGGGGCCGCAGCGCACCGGTGGCGCAGTATCGCGAGACCCTGCCCAACGGCGTCTCGCATGAGATCATCGAACGCGAGGGCGACACCGGCAGCTTCGACAATACGCCGGTCTTCCTGGTGCCGCAGGGCCATTTCTTCATGATGGGCGACAACCGCGACAACTCGCTCGATTCGCGCGATCGCAGCGTCGGTTTCGTGCCGTTCGAGAACTTCGTCGGCCGCGCCGAAATCATCTTCTTCTCGATCGAGGACGGGGCTTCGGCCTGGCGGCTCTGGGAATGGCCGTGGACGGTGCGCTGGAGCCGCCTGTTCAGCGGCATCAAGTGA
- the aqpZ gene encoding aquaporin Z: MNTKKYVAEAIGTFWLTFAGCGSAVIAAGFPQVGIGLLGVSLAFGLTVVTMAYAIGHISGCHLNPAVTVGLAAGGRFPGGQVAPYVAAQVAGGILGALVLYLIASGAPGFDLAKGFASNGYGDHSPGKYSLFAALLTEIVMTAMFLFIIMGSTHGKAPAGFAPLAIGLGLCLIHLVSIPVTNTSVNPARSTGVALFAGGAAIGQLWLFWVAPLIGGALGGIAYRWLSDEPRGQVTGTAPAVPAE; encoded by the coding sequence ATGAACACCAAGAAATACGTCGCCGAGGCGATCGGCACGTTCTGGCTGACCTTCGCCGGCTGCGGCAGCGCCGTGATCGCAGCGGGTTTTCCACAGGTCGGTATCGGGTTGCTGGGCGTCTCGCTCGCCTTCGGCCTCACCGTGGTCACTATGGCCTATGCCATCGGCCACATCTCGGGCTGTCATCTCAACCCGGCCGTCACGGTCGGACTCGCGGCGGGCGGACGCTTCCCGGGCGGGCAGGTCGCACCCTATGTCGCGGCTCAGGTCGCCGGCGGCATCCTCGGCGCTCTGGTGCTCTATCTGATCGCAAGCGGCGCACCGGGCTTCGACCTCGCCAAGGGCTTCGCCTCGAACGGCTATGGCGATCACTCGCCGGGCAAATACAGCCTGTTCGCCGCGCTTCTGACCGAGATCGTGATGACGGCGATGTTCCTCTTCATCATCATGGGCTCGACCCATGGCAAGGCGCCGGCCGGTTTCGCTCCGCTCGCCATCGGGCTCGGCCTTTGCCTGATCCACCTGGTCAGCATTCCGGTGACGAACACGTCGGTCAATCCGGCCCGCAGCACCGGCGTCGCCCTGTTCGCAGGCGGTGCGGCGATCGGGCAGCTCTGGCTGTTCTGGGTCGCCCCCCTGATCGGCGGCGCTCTGGGCGGCATCGCCTATCGCTGGCTGAGCGACGAACCGCGCGGGCAGGTCACGGGCACGGCGCCGGCAGTCCCCGCCGAATAG
- the acpS gene encoding holo-ACP synthase, which produces MILGIGSDLCDITRIEKSLARFGERFTHRIFTEGERAKSDRRATRAASYARRFAAKEACSKALGTGLRAGVFWRDMEVINLPGGRPTLRLTGGAAERLKAMTPAGHEAIVHVSLTDDPPLAQAFVVIEARPIG; this is translated from the coding sequence ATGATCCTCGGTATCGGCTCCGACCTCTGCGACATCACGCGCATCGAGAAATCGCTTGCCCGCTTCGGCGAGCGCTTCACCCACCGCATCTTCACGGAGGGCGAGCGGGCAAAGTCCGACCGGCGCGCGACGCGGGCGGCCTCCTATGCCCGCCGCTTCGCGGCCAAAGAGGCCTGCTCCAAAGCGCTCGGCACCGGCCTGCGTGCCGGGGTGTTCTGGCGCGACATGGAAGTGATCAATCTGCCGGGCGGGCGGCCGACCTTGAGGCTGACGGGCGGCGCGGCGGAACGGCTGAAGGCGATGACGCCGGCCGGGCACGAAGCCATCGTCCATGTCTCGCTCACCGACGACCCGCCGCTGGCGCAGGCCTTCGTGGTGATCGAGGCCCGGCCGATCGGTTGA
- a CDS encoding HVO_A0114 family putative DNA-binding protein, which yields MRRAVIRIETERSAEEVLREMGRGFVSAWRSGEPSDPVTTLTFSSPAQLFAVITPKRWELIERLQTIGPASIRGLARALGRDIRRVHDDVTAMIDWGIVERTDDGKVLVPFDVIHAGFDLRAVA from the coding sequence ATGAGGCGCGCCGTCATTCGCATCGAGACAGAACGCAGCGCCGAAGAGGTGCTACGCGAGATGGGCCGCGGTTTCGTCTCGGCCTGGCGCAGCGGCGAGCCCTCCGACCCTGTGACGACATTGACCTTCAGTTCGCCCGCGCAACTCTTTGCGGTCATCACTCCGAAGCGCTGGGAGTTGATCGAGCGGCTTCAGACGATCGGGCCCGCGAGCATTCGCGGGCTTGCCCGCGCGCTAGGCCGCGATATCAGACGCGTGCATGACGATGTGACAGCGATGATAGACTGGGGCATCGTGGAGCGAACCGACGACGGCAAGGTGCTCGTGCCCTTCGACGTGATCCATGCCGGCTTCGATCTGCGGGCAGTCGCTTGA
- a CDS encoding toxin-antitoxin system TumE family protein → MKAVRVHNEKFVLPDGSIAELVIWKLPKPVLGSKHPYKYRLYFGRNGVRIVGYDNERGKGDHRHLDGVEMFYEFTSPEKLIEDFLADVLERLVA, encoded by the coding sequence ATGAAGGCTGTCCGGGTACACAATGAGAAATTTGTGCTCCCGGACGGTTCGATCGCCGAGCTCGTGATTTGGAAGCTCCCAAAGCCTGTCCTCGGCAGCAAGCATCCATACAAGTATCGTCTGTATTTCGGCCGCAACGGCGTCAGGATCGTCGGCTACGACAACGAACGTGGCAAGGGTGATCATCGCCATCTCGATGGCGTCGAGATGTTCTACGAATTCACGTCGCCCGAGAAACTGATTGAAGACTTTCTCGCCGATGTTCTAGAGAGGTTGGTCGCATGA
- a CDS encoding pyridoxine 5'-phosphate synthase, giving the protein MTAKRLRLGVNIDHVATVRNARGGALPDPVRAAHLAIAAGADGITAHLREDRRHIRDADMERLAVELTKPLNFEMAATDEMIALARRLKPHAACLVPEKREERTTEGGLDVVGQENMLAPRIALLREAGCRVSLFIEADEAPIAMAAKLGAPVVELHTGTWCHAVADRHDGKAKAEFARLAHGAAYAASLGIEVHAGHGLDYDTARLLAAVPDFVEFNIGHFLIGEAIFVGFEAAIAQMRAAMDAGRGSVV; this is encoded by the coding sequence ATGACGGCAAAACGCTTGCGGCTGGGTGTCAACATCGACCATGTCGCGACCGTGCGGAATGCGCGCGGCGGCGCCCTGCCCGACCCGGTGCGGGCCGCCCATCTGGCGATCGCGGCCGGCGCCGACGGCATTACCGCGCATCTGCGCGAAGACCGCCGCCACATCCGCGACGCCGACATGGAGCGGCTGGCGGTTGAGCTGACCAAGCCGCTGAATTTCGAGATGGCGGCGACCGACGAGATGATCGCGCTGGCGCGGCGGCTGAAACCCCATGCCGCCTGCCTCGTGCCGGAGAAGCGCGAGGAGCGCACCACCGAGGGCGGTCTTGACGTCGTCGGTCAGGAAAACATGCTCGCCCCGCGCATCGCCCTGCTGCGCGAGGCCGGCTGCCGCGTCTCGCTGTTCATCGAGGCCGACGAGGCACCGATTGCCATGGCGGCGAAGCTCGGCGCGCCGGTCGTCGAACTCCATACCGGCACGTGGTGCCACGCCGTGGCCGATAGGCATGACGGGAAGGCCAAGGCGGAATTCGCGCGCCTGGCGCACGGGGCGGCCTATGCAGCGTCGCTCGGGATCGAGGTCCATGCCGGGCACGGGCTCGACTACGACACGGCGCGGCTGCTCGCCGCCGTGCCGGACTTCGTCGAGTTCAACATCGGCCATTTCCTGATCGGCGAGGCGATCTTCGTCGGATTCGAGGCAGCGATCGCGCAGATGCGCGCGGCGATGGACGCGGGACGCGGAAGTGTCGTTTGA